Proteins from a single region of Calonectris borealis chromosome 14, bCalBor7.hap1.2, whole genome shotgun sequence:
- the VWCE gene encoding von Willebrand factor C and EGF domain-containing protein: MLVELLFQAACVSLFLPGGQGRVYPGRKKPASFAVERRRVGPHVCFSGFGSGCCPGWMLSPGSGQCTLPLCSFGCGSGLCIAPNLCSCPDGEQGITCPEPPGACGEYGCDLSCNHGGCQEVARVCPLGFSMVETANGVRCTDIDECLSAACEGLCVNTEGGFVCECGPGMQLSADRHSCQDTDECLATPCQHRCKNSIGSYRCSCRPGYHLHGNRHSCVDVNECRRPGERRACQHACHNTPGSYLCSCRPGYRLSGDRVSCEGYPKSILAPSPILQSLQHPPTLVLLPPGSGGPLLVPRGSPSPHLPPAAPGTQFPSSSPAPASPATQPPPHAVGAPGTSTPSAPRCWYRGAPREPGARWTEPGCRSCACQGGRVLCEAVSCPVVCSHPLPAPAGGCCPSCAGCLHEGVARAEGDVFSPSDWNCTVCVCLAGNVSCISPECPPGSCPNTSPADCCSCQPAKCSFRGRTYAHGARFSLDGDDCTTCICRGGEVECSFAPCPVLDCPQHQRHLGPGQCCFTCRDPPAPAGCFVDDNGVEFPIGQIWSPGDPCELCICQADGSVSCKRTDCVETCPYPIRIPGQCCPDCSAGCTYMGRIFYNNETFPSVLDPCLSCICLLGSVACSPVDCAIFCTYPFHPEGECCPVCNDCNYQGRKVVNGQTFTPEGQPCTRCTCQLGEVSCEKRLCPRSCAEPAALPAACCPPCQATDVRLPLQSSDPSPSLSPTHEDSPTGTLYPSPPSSTQHPHHRLAQLLLPNTAPLGPSLGSAGAGEPPRTTLSPPRHPSTAALPPDTPSEAADPPAPTGSPSSSPEAQGPPGAADPSAGPPASGESPGGHVAP; encoded by the exons ATGTTGGTCGAGCTGCTCTTCCAGGCTGCCTGTGTGTCCCTGTTCCTCCCGGGCGGCCAGGGCAGGGTGTACCCCGGGAGGAAGAAGCCGGCCAGCTTTGCCGTGGAGAG GCGCCGCGTGGGGCCCCACGTCTGCTTCTCGGGCTTCGGCAGCGGATGTTGCCCCGGGTGGATGCTGTCTCCGGGCAGCGGGCAGTGCACCCTGC cgcTTTGCTCCTTCGGCTGCGGCAGCGGCTTGTGCATCGCTCCCAACCTCTGCTCGTGCCCCGATGGAGAGCAGGGCATCACCTGCCCAG AGCCACCGGGGGCGTGCGGGGAGTACGGCTGTGACCTCTCCTGTAACCACGGTGGGTGCCAGGAGGTGGCCCGTGTCTGCCCCCTCGGCTTCTCCATGGTGGAAACGGCCAACGGCGTCCGCTGCACCG ACATCGACGAGTGCCTGAGCGCTGCCTGCGAGGGTCTCTGCGTCAACACCGAGGGCGGCTTCGTCTGCGAGTGCGGCCCCGGCATGCAGCTCTCCGCCGACCGCCACAGCTGCCAGG ATACGGACGAGTGCCTGGCCACGCCGTGCCAGCACCGCTGCAAGAACAGCATCGGCAGCTACCGCTGCTCCTGCCGGCCCGGCTACCACCTCCACGGGAACCGGCACTCCTGCGTGG atGTCAACGAATGCCGGCGACCGGGAGAGCGCCGAGCCTGCCAGCACGCTTGCCACAACACGCCGGGCAGCTACCTCTGCTCCTGCCGCCCCGGGTACCGGCTCAGCGGCGACAGGGTCTCCTGCGAAG gCTACCCCAAATCCATCCTGGCCCCATCTCCCATCCTGCAGTCCCTGCAGCATCCGCCCACCCTtgtcctgctccctcctggctcTGGGGGACCCCTCCTGGTCCCCAGGGGCTCCCCCTCGCCCCACCTCCCTCCCGCAGCTCCTGGTACCcaattcccttcctcctctcccgcCCCGGCATCCCCGGCCACCCAGCCACCCCCGCATGCCGTGGGAGCCCCCGGTACCTCCACCCCATCGGCCCCTCGCTGTTGGtaccggggggccccccgggagCCCGGCGCTCGCTGGACAGAGCCGGGGTGCCGGAGCTGCGCCTGCCAG GGGGGACGAGTGCTCTGCGAGGCCGTGAGCTGTCCCGTGGTCTGCTCCCACCCGTTGCCCGCCCCGGCGGGGGGCTGCTGCCCGAGCTGCGCAG GCTGCCTGCACGAGGGGGTGGCCCGGGCCGAGGGCGATGTTTTCTCCCCATCCGACTGGAATTGCACCGTCTGCGTCTGCCTG GCTGGTAACGTCTCCTGCATCTCCCCCGAGTGCCCCCCGGGCTCCTGCCCCAACACCTCGCCGGCTgactgctgctcctgccagccag caaAGTGCAGTTTTCGGGGCCGCACGTACGCGCACGGCGCCCGGTTCAGCCTGGACGGGGACGACTGCACCACCTGCATCTGCCGG ggtggcgAGGTGGAGTGCTCCTTCGCCCCCTGCCCCGTGCTGGACTGCCCGCAGCACCAGCGGCACCTGGGCCCCGGGCAGTGCTGCTTCAcctgccgggaccccccggcccccgccg gtTGCTTCGTGGATGACAACGGGGTGGAGTTTCCCATCGGACAGATCTGGTCTCCGGGCGATCCCTGTGAGTTATGCATCTGCCAG GCAGACGGCTCGGTGAGCTGCAAGCGGACGGACTGCGTGGAGACCTGTCCCTACCCCATCCGCATCCCCGGGCAGTGCTGCCCCGACTGCTCGGCAG gCTGCACCTACATGGGAAGGATCTTCTACAACAATGAGACCTTCCCCTCCGTCCTGGACCCCTGTCTCAGCTGCATCTGCCTG CTGGGCTCGGTGGCCTGCTCGCCCGTGGACTGTGCCATCTTCTGCACCTACCCCTTCCACCCCGAGGGCGAGTGCTGCCCCGTCTGCAACG ACTGCAACTACCAGGGTAGGAAGGTGGTGAACGGCCAGACCTTCACCCCCGAGGGACAGCCCTGCACCCGCTGTACCTGCCAG CTCGGGGAGGTGAGCTGCGAGAAGAGGCTGTGTCCCCGCTCCTGCGCAgagcccgccgcgctgcccgctgcctgctgcccgccCTGCCAAG CCACAGACGTCCGGCTCCCGCTGCAGAGCAGCgacccatccccgtccctgtccccgacCCACGAGGACTCGCCCACTGGCACCCTGTACCCCAGCCCCCCCTCATCAACCCAACATCCCCACCACCGCCtggcccagctcctgctccccaacACAGCCCCCCTCGGCCCCTCTCTGGGGAGCGCGGGGGCTGGGGAGCCCCCCCGGACCACGCTGAGCCCCCCCAGGCACCCATCGACAGCCGCTCTGCCCCCCGACACACCCTCTGAGGCCGCAGACCCCCCAGCTCccacaggcagccccagctcgAGCCCCGAGGCTcagggaccccccggggctgCGGACCCCTCTGCCGGGCCACCAGCCAGCGGGGAGAGCCCCGGCGGGCACGTGGCTCCCTAG
- the LOC142088320 gene encoding pepsin A-like, with product MKLLLLLGLVALAQCLVTRVPLRKVKTLRQTLEEHGLLERYLQQHPYNPAAKYFRRRFSAEPMQNYLDNSYFGTISIGTPPQEFTVIFDTGSSNLWVPSVYCSSQSCSDHKRFNPAKSSTFIGTNDSLYIAYGTGSMTGVLGYDTVTVADLKIIDQIFGLAETEPGNFFYYCPFDGILGLAFPSIASSGATPVFDNMMTEHLVSRDLFSVFLSKDEQSGSFVLFGAIDPSYTTNGINWIPLSAETYWQITMDSVSIDGESVACSQGCQAIVDTGTSLLAVPNRALRAILRTLGANSNSEISCRAASRLPDIVFHINGKAFPVPASAYVTEIEGYCSLGLQGMDTPTEAGELWILGDVFIREYYVIFNRANNMVGLSRLS from the exons GGTCCCTCTGCGGAAGGTGAAGACCCTGCGGCAGACCCTGGAGGAGCACGGCTTGCTGGAGCGCTACCTGCAGCAGCACCCCTACAACCCGGCCGCCAAGTACTTCCGCCGCAGGTTCTCCGCCGAGCCCATGCAGAACTACCTGGAC AATTCGTACTTCGGCACCATCTCCATCGGTACCCCACCCCAGGAGTTCACCGTTATCTTTGACACCGGCTCCTCCAACCTGTGGGTGCCCTCGGTGTACTGCTCCAGCCAGTCCTGCA GCGACCACAAGCGCTTCAACCCAGCGAAGTCCTCCACCTTCATCGGCACCAACGACAGCCTCTACATCGCCTACGGCACTGGCAGCATGACCGGCGTCCTGGGCTACGACACCGTCACC GTCGCGGACCTCAAGATCATCGACCAGATCTTCGGGCTGGCTGAGACAGAGCCTGGCAATTTCTTCTACTACTGCCCCTTCGATGGCATCCTGGGGCTGGCTTTCCCGAGCATCGCCTCCTCCGGAGCCACCCCTGTCTTCGACAACATGATGACGGAACACCTCGTGTCCAGGGACCTCTTCTCCGTCTTCCTGAGCAA GGATGAGCAGAGTGGCAGCTTTGTCCTCTTCGGCGCCATCGACCCCTCCTACACCACCAACGGCATCAACTGGATCCCCCTCTCCGCTGAAACCTACTGGCAGATCACCATGGACAG CGTCTCCATCGACGGAGAGTCCGTcgcctgctcccagggctgccagGCCATCGTGGACACGGGCACCTCGCTGCTGGCTGTGCCCAACAGAGCCCTCAGGGCCATCCTGCGCACCCTCGGTGCCAACTCCAACAGCGAG ATCAGCTGCCGTGCCGCCAGCAGACTGCCCGACATCGTCTTCCACATCAACGGCAAAGCCTTCCCCGTGCCCGCCAGCGCCTACGTGACGGAG ATCGAGGGGTACTGCAGCCTGGGCTTGCAAGGCATGGACACTCCCACCGAGGCGGGCGAGCTCTGGATCCTGGGGGACGTCTTCATCCGCGAGTACTACGTGATCTTCAACAGGGCCAACAACATGGTGGGGCTGTCCCGCCTGTCCTGA
- the LOC142088348 gene encoding pepsin A-like — protein MKLLLLLGLVALAQCLVTRVPLRKVKTLRQTLEEHGLLERYLQQHPYNPAAKYFRRRFSAEPMQNYLDNSYFGTISIGTPPQEFTVIFDTGSSNLWVPSVYCSSQSCSDHKRFNPAKSSTFIGTNDSLYIAYGTGSMTGVLGYDTVTVADLKIIDQIFGLAETEPGNFFYYCPFDGILGLAFPSIASSGATPVFDNMMTEHLVSRDLFSVFLSKDEQSGSFVLFGAIDPSYTTNGINWIPLSAETYWQITMDSVSIDGESVACSQGCQAIVDTGTSLLAVPNRALRAILRTLGANSNSEISCRAASRLPDIVFHINGKAFPVPASAYVTEIEGYCSLGLQGMDTPTEAGELWILGDVFIREYYVIFNRANNMVGLSRLP, from the exons ATgaagctgctcctgctcctcggcTTGGTGGCCCTGGCCCAGTGCCTTGTGACCAG GGTCCCTCTGCGGAAGGTGAAGACCCTGCGGCAGACCCTGGAGGAGCACGGCTTGCTGGAGCGCTACCTGCAGCAGCACCCCTACAACCCGGCCGCCAAGTACTTCCGCCGCAGGTTCTCCGCCGAGCCCATGCAGAACTACCTGGAC AATTCGTACTTCGGCACCATCTCCATCGGTACCCCACCCCAGGAGTTCACCGTTATCTTTGACACCGGCTCCTCCAACCTGTGGGTGCCCTCGGTGTACTGCTCCAGCCAGTCGTGCA GCGACCACAAGCGCTTCAACCCAGCGAAGTCCTCCACCTTCATCGGCACCAACGACAGCCTCTACATCGCCTACGGCACTGGCAGCATGACCGGCGTCCTGGGCTACGACACCGTCACC GTCGCGGACCTCAAGATCATCGACCAGATCTTCGGGCTGGCTGAGACAGAGCCTGGCAATTTCTTCTACTACTGCCCCTTCGATGGCATCCTGGGGCTGGCTTTTCCGAGCATCGCCTCCTCCGGAGCCACCCCTGTCTTCGACAACATGATGACGGAACACCTCGTGTCCAGGGACCTCTTCTCCGTCTTCCTGAGCAA GGATGAGCAGAGTGGCAGCTTTGTCCTCTTCGGCGCCATCGACCCCTCCTACACCACCAACGGCATCAACTGGATCCCTCTCTCCGCCGAAACCTACTGGCAGATCACCATGGACAG CGTCTCCATCGACGGAGAGTCCGTcgcctgctcccagggctgccagGCCATCGTGGACACGGGCACCTCGCTGCTGGCTGTGCCCAACAGAGCCCTCAGGGCCATCCTGCGCACCCTCGGTGCCAACTCCAACAGCGAG ATCAGCTGCCGTGCCGCCAGCAGACTGCCCGACATCGTCTTCCACATCAACGGCAAAGCCTTCCCCGTGCCCGCCAGCGCCTACGTGACGGAG ATCGAGGGGTACTGCAGCCTGGGCTTGCAAGGCATGGACACTCCCACCGAGGCGGGCGAGCTCTGGATCCTGGGGGACGTCTTCATCCGCGAGTACTACGTGATCTTCAACAGGGCCAACAACATGGTGGGGCTGTCCCGCCTGCCCTGA
- the LOC142088318 gene encoding pepsin A-like, whose amino-acid sequence MKLLLLLGLVALAQCLVTRVPLRKVKTLRQTLEEHGLLERYLQQHPYNPAAKYFRRRFSAEPMQNYLDNSYFGTISIGTPPQEFTVIFDTGSSNLWVPSVYCSSQSCSDHKRFNPAKSSTFIGTNDSLYIAYGTGSMTGVLGYDTVTVADLKIIDQIFGLAETEPGNFFYYCPFDGILGLAFPSIASSGATPVFDNMMTEHLVSRDLFSVFLSKDEQSGSFVLFGAIDPSYTTNGINWIPLSAETYWQITMDSVSIDGESVACSQGCQAIVDTGTSLLAVPNRALRAILRTLGANSNSEISCRAASRLPDIVFHINGKAFPVPASAYVTEIEGYCSLGLQGMDTPTEAGELWILGDVFIREYYVIFNRANNMVGLSRLS is encoded by the exons ATgaagctgctcctgctcctcggcTTGGTGGCCCTGGCCCAGTGCCTTGTGACCAG GGTCCCTCTGCGGAAGGTGAAGACCCTGCGGCAGACCCTGGAGGAGCACGGCTTGCTGGAGCGCTACCTGCAGCAGCACCCCTACAACCCGGCCGCCAAGTACTTCCGCCGCAGGTTCTCCGCCGAGCCCATGCAGAACTACCTGGAC AATTCGTACTTCGGCACCATCTCCATCGGTACCCCACCCCAGGAGTTCACCGTTATCTTTGACACCGGCTCCTCCAACCTGTGGGTGCCCTCGGTGTACTGCTCCAGCCAGTCCTGCA GCGACCACAAGCGCTTCAACCCAGCGAAGTCCTCCACCTTCATCGGCACCAACGACAGCCTCTACATCGCCTACGGCACTGGCAGCATGACCGGCGTCCTGGGCTACGACACCGTCACC GTCGCGGACCTCAAGATCATCGACCAGATCTTCGGGCTGGCTGAGACAGAGCCTGGCAATTTCTTCTACTACTGCCCCTTCGATGGCATCCTGGGGCTGGCTTTCCCGAGCATCGCCTCCTCCGGAGCCACCCCTGTCTTCGACAACATGATGACGGAACACCTCGTGTCCAGGGACCTCTTCTCCGTCTTCCTGAGCAA GGATGAGCAGAGTGGCAGCTTTGTCCTCTTCGGCGCCATCGACCCCTCCTACACCACCAACGGCATCAACTGGATCCCCCTCTCCGCCGAAACCTACTGGCAGATCACCATGGACAG CGTCTCCATCGACGGAGAGTCCGTcgcctgctcccagggctgccagGCCATCGTGGACACGGGCACCTCGCTGCTGGCTGTGCCCAACAGAGCCCTCAGGGCCATCCTGCGCACCCTCGGTGCCAACTCCAACAGCGAG ATCAGCTGCCGTGCCGCCAGCAGACTGCCCGACATCGTCTTCCACATCAACGGCAAAGCCTTCCCCGTGCCCGCCAGCGCCTACGTGACGGAG ATCGAGGGGTACTGCAGCCTGGGCTTGCAAGGCATGGACACTCCCACCGAGGCGGGCGAGCTCTGGATCCTGGGGGACGTCTTCATCCGCGAGTACTACGTGATCTTCAACAGGGCCAACAACATGGTGGGGCTGTCCCGCCTGTCCTGA
- the LOC142088347 gene encoding pepsin A-like has translation MKLLLLLGLVALAQCLVTRVPLRKVKTLRQTLEEHGLLERYLQQHPYNPAAKYFRRRFSAEPMQNYLDNSYFGTISIGTPPQEFTVIFDTGSSNLWVPSVYCSSQSCSDHKRFNPAKSSTFIGTNDSLYIAYGTGSMTGVLGYDTVTVADLKIIDQIFGLAETEPGNFFYYCPFDGILGLAFPSIASSGATPVFDNMMTEHLVSRDLFSVFLSKDEQSGSFVLFGAIDPSYTTNGINWIPLSAETYWQITMDSVSIDGESVACSQGCQAIVDTGTSLLAVPNRALRAILRTLGANSNSEISCRAASRLPDIVFHINGKAFPVPASAYVTEIEGYCSLGLQGMNVPTEAGELWILGDVFIREYYVIFNRANNMVGLSRLS, from the exons ATgaagctgctcctgctcctcggcTTGGTGGCCCTGGCCCAGTGCCTTGTGACCAG GGTCCCTCTGCGGAAGGTGAAGACCCTGCGGCAGACCCTGGAGGAGCACGGCTTGCTGGAGCGCTACCTGCAGCAGCACCCCTACAACCCGGCCGCCAAGTACTTCCGCCGCAGGTTCTCCGCCGAGCCCATGCAGAACTACCTGGAC AATTCGTACTTCGGCACCATCTCCATCGGTACCCCACCCCAGGAGTTCACCGTTATCTTTGACACCGGCTCCTCCAACCTGTGGGTGCCCTCGGTGTACTGCTCCAGCCAGTCGTGCA GCGACCACAAGCGCTTCAACCCAGCGAAGTCCTCCACCTTCATCGGCACCAACGACAGCCTCTACATCGCCTACGGCACTGGCAGCATGACCGGCGTCCTGGGCTACGACACCGTCACC GTCGCGGACCTCAAGATCATCGACCAGATCTTCGGGCTGGCTGAGACAGAGCCTGGCAATTTCTTCTACTACTGCCCCTTCGATGGCATCCTGGGGCTGGCTTTCCCGAGCATCGCCTCCTCCGGAGCCACCCCTGTCTTCGACAACATGATGACGGAACACCTCGTGTCCAGGGACCTCTTCTCCGTCTTCCTGAGCAA GGATGAGCAGAGTGGCAGCTTTGTCCTCTTCGGCGCCATCGACCCCTCCTACACCACCAACGGCATCAACTGGATCCCCCTCTCCGCCGAAACCTACTGGCAGATCACCATGGACAG CGTCTCCATCGACGGAGAGTCCGTcgcctgctcccagggctgccagGCCATCGTGGACACGGGCACCTCGCTGCTGGCTGTGCCCAACAGAGCCCTCAGGGCCATCCTGCGCACCCTCGGTGCCAACTCCAACAGCGAG ATCAGCTGCCGTGCCGCCAGCAGACTGCCCGACATCGTCTTCCACATCAACGGCAAAGCCTTCCCCGTGCCCGCCAGCGCCTACGTGACGGAG ATCGAGGGGTACTGCAGCCTGGGCTTGCAAGGCATGAACGTTCCCACCGAGGCGGGCGAGCTCTGGATCCTGGGGGACGTCTTCATCCGCGAGTACTACGTGATCTTCAACAGGGCCAACAACATGGTGGGGCTGTCCCGCCTGTCCTGA